From Pseudomonas sp. StFLB209, a single genomic window includes:
- a CDS encoding methyl-accepting chemotaxis protein, which yields MGSWLSNLSLKYKFWAVNTVAFFTTLMLVLYALQLEQQSRQLSAQQAAQSQARLLTAWPAGQPLPTGIDVVAYPAGQTPSVNGQALPALASERGWVELDLPLNERTLYGAQVVERNDSQRLAVLAYAPHFKAVLLERFGQYAIAVFLLMTLMLCASQLLIRFLLSQLNALKDVMLHVERSGDLSVRAPSGGEDEVGQMAKAFNAMQAGYQRVVNTVSQTAARLDAGAANLASGMSEVRHGMLGQQSETDQVATAINEMSATVHHIAQHASTTRDQSQTADTLAGSGKQVVDRVQVSIAGLSSGVQQTAEMIQRLAEDSQKISGVVNVIHSIAEQTNLLALNAAIEAARAGEMGRGFAVVADEVRNLAKRVQTSTDEITNMIEALQSGTRDAVDFMQDSSFKADECVQQAQEAGQALAAIADAVAQMRESNTQIAVAAQQQSQVAEEMNRAVVSIRDVTERTVTQTVDSASTSSDLATLAGELNRSIGQLKL from the coding sequence ATGGGCTCATGGCTTAGCAACCTCTCTTTGAAGTACAAGTTCTGGGCCGTCAACACGGTGGCCTTCTTCACCACCTTGATGCTGGTGCTGTACGCCTTGCAACTGGAGCAACAGAGCCGCCAGCTCAGCGCCCAGCAGGCCGCACAAAGTCAGGCCCGGTTGCTGACAGCGTGGCCGGCCGGGCAGCCGCTGCCGACCGGCATCGATGTGGTGGCGTACCCGGCCGGCCAGACGCCTTCGGTGAATGGTCAGGCGCTGCCAGCCCTGGCGTCGGAGCGTGGCTGGGTCGAGCTTGATCTGCCGCTCAACGAACGCACCTTGTATGGTGCCCAAGTGGTCGAGCGCAATGACAGCCAGCGCCTGGCCGTGCTCGCTTATGCACCGCACTTCAAGGCCGTGCTGCTTGAGCGCTTTGGCCAGTACGCCATCGCGGTATTTCTGTTGATGACCCTGATGCTCTGCGCTTCGCAATTGCTGATCCGTTTCCTGCTCAGCCAGCTCAACGCCCTCAAGGATGTGATGCTGCATGTCGAGCGCAGCGGAGACCTCTCGGTACGCGCCCCCAGTGGCGGTGAAGATGAGGTCGGGCAGATGGCCAAGGCCTTCAATGCCATGCAGGCAGGCTATCAGCGCGTCGTCAATACCGTGTCGCAGACCGCCGCACGGCTGGACGCCGGTGCCGCCAATCTGGCCAGCGGGATGAGCGAAGTGCGCCACGGCATGCTCGGCCAGCAGAGTGAAACCGATCAGGTCGCCACCGCGATCAACGAGATGTCAGCCACTGTCCACCATATCGCCCAGCACGCCAGCACCACCCGCGACCAGTCGCAGACTGCTGACACCTTGGCCGGCAGCGGCAAGCAGGTGGTGGATCGGGTCCAGGTGTCGATTGCCGGCCTGTCCAGCGGCGTGCAGCAGACCGCCGAGATGATTCAACGCCTGGCCGAAGACAGCCAGAAGATCAGCGGCGTGGTCAATGTGATCCACAGCATTGCCGAACAGACCAACCTGCTGGCCCTCAACGCGGCCATCGAAGCGGCTCGGGCCGGCGAGATGGGTCGTGGTTTTGCGGTGGTCGCCGACGAAGTGCGCAACCTGGCAAAGCGCGTGCAGACCTCCACCGACGAGATCACCAATATGATCGAAGCCCTGCAGTCTGGCACCCGCGACGCGGTGGACTTCATGCAGGACAGCTCGTTCAAGGCCGACGAATGCGTGCAGCAGGCCCAGGAAGCCGGTCAGGCGCTGGCCGCCATCGCCGACGCCGTAGCGCAGATGCGCGAGAGCAACACCCAGATTGCCGTGGCGGCGCAGCAGCAAAGCCAGGTGGCCGAGGAGATGAACCGTGCGGTGGTGAGCATTCGCGATGTGACCGAACGCACCGTGACCCAGACCGTCGATTCGGCCTCCACCAGCAGCGATCTGGCGACCCTGGCCGGTGAACTGAACAGGTCGATTGGGCAGTTGAAGTTATAA